In Flavobacterium okayamense, a single window of DNA contains:
- a CDS encoding response regulator transcription factor has product MEARKILLVEDDPNFGAVLKDYLIINDFDVTLAKNGMEGFEKFKKDTYDLCILDVMMPYKDGYTLAREIREKNQEVPIIFLTAKTLKEDVLKGYKVGADDYLNKPFDSEVLLMKIKAIMQRKATEIKPDNTKFEFIIGKFHLNSKLRFLSYNGEEPVKLSPKECELLKMLALHENDLMPRELALTKIWRDDNYFTSRSMDVYIAKLRKYLKQDENVEILNIHGEGFRLVVKK; this is encoded by the coding sequence ATGGAAGCAAGAAAAATATTATTAGTTGAAGATGATCCAAACTTTGGAGCGGTACTAAAAGATTATTTAATTATAAATGATTTTGATGTTACTTTGGCTAAAAACGGAATGGAAGGTTTTGAAAAGTTTAAAAAAGACACTTATGATTTGTGTATTTTAGACGTAATGATGCCTTACAAAGATGGATATACTTTAGCTCGTGAAATTCGTGAAAAGAATCAAGAAGTGCCTATTATTTTCTTAACTGCTAAAACACTAAAAGAAGATGTTTTAAAAGGATATAAAGTAGGAGCTGATGACTATTTAAATAAGCCATTTGATTCAGAAGTTTTACTAATGAAGATTAAGGCTATTATGCAACGTAAAGCAACTGAAATTAAGCCTGATAATACTAAGTTTGAATTTATTATCGGTAAGTTTCATTTGAATTCAAAATTACGTTTCTTGTCATATAATGGAGAAGAACCAGTGAAATTATCACCAAAAGAGTGTGAACTTTTAAAAATGTTAGCACTTCATGAAAATGATTTAATGCCAAGAGAATTAGCATTAACTAAAATTTGGAGAGACGATAATTACTTTACTTCTCGTAGTATGGATGTATATATCGCGAAGTTGAGAAAATATCTAAAACAAGATGAAAACGTGGAAATTTTAAATATTCACGGTGAAGGTTTTAGACTAGTAGTTAAAAAATAA
- a CDS encoding sensor histidine kinase yields the protein MNKKRFRLLVFFMSLSLIGIILVQLYWINTSLAKNDEQFKYHVQQVIGSVADKINNKELKEFVTKFEELKDSIGKEPETSVLRKIFFLEQDTKTKETIIYTNTLIAENYGISGSFFDKSLDSVNVSGLVADRKTEIYKGNPIDNSGVSMNPTPDVTIQKKGGISSLEKAYFELYSKDIVSVRPIQQRISQEEIEALLTEELIKYGVNTPFEFGVYSNGLATKVRSNLFRYDKKSTYGVPIFKDGDGVAQYQLLVSFPQKSKFLFSSIVGITALSILFTLVIVLTYSSALNQLLKQKQISEIKTDFINNMTHEFKTPIATINLALDAIKNPKIIDDKEKVQRYLQMIKDENKRMHAQVENVLRISKLEKNELDISKEPTDVIETLENAIEHISLIVEDREGVINTHFNANRTTILLNEMHFTNVLVNILDNAIKYSPDAPIIDVYTENIKDFILIKIQDQGAGMSKVAQKRVFEKFYREHTGDIHNVKGHGLGLAYVKQIVDDHNGQIFVESEKGKGSTFILKMPLIN from the coding sequence ATGAACAAGAAAAGATTCCGATTACTAGTTTTTTTTATGAGCTTGTCGCTAATTGGAATAATATTAGTACAATTATATTGGATTAATACTTCTCTTGCAAAAAATGATGAACAGTTTAAGTATCATGTTCAGCAAGTTATAGGTAGCGTTGCGGATAAGATTAATAATAAAGAGTTAAAAGAGTTTGTTACAAAATTCGAGGAACTTAAAGACAGTATAGGTAAAGAGCCTGAAACATCAGTTTTAAGAAAAATATTCTTCTTAGAACAAGATACTAAAACTAAAGAAACCATAATTTACACGAATACATTAATTGCTGAAAATTATGGGATAAGTGGTTCGTTCTTTGATAAAAGTTTAGATTCGGTTAATGTTAGTGGTTTAGTTGCTGATAGAAAAACTGAAATTTATAAAGGAAATCCTATTGACAACTCAGGGGTATCGATGAATCCAACACCAGATGTTACCATTCAAAAGAAAGGTGGAATTTCATCTTTAGAAAAAGCATATTTTGAATTGTATAGTAAAGATATTGTTAGCGTTAGACCTATACAACAAAGAATATCACAAGAAGAAATAGAAGCTTTATTGACAGAAGAACTTATAAAATATGGTGTAAACACTCCATTTGAATTTGGTGTTTATAGTAACGGATTAGCAACAAAAGTAAGATCAAATTTATTTCGTTACGATAAAAAATCAACTTATGGTGTACCCATATTTAAAGATGGAGATGGTGTAGCACAATATCAATTATTAGTTTCATTTCCTCAAAAGAGTAAATTTTTATTTTCTTCTATCGTTGGAATTACTGCTTTGTCGATATTGTTTACATTGGTAATTGTTTTAACTTATTCGAGTGCTTTAAATCAATTATTGAAACAAAAGCAAATTTCTGAGATTAAAACTGACTTTATAAATAATATGACGCATGAGTTTAAAACACCTATTGCTACAATTAATTTAGCTTTAGATGCTATTAAAAATCCTAAAATTATAGATGATAAAGAAAAAGTTCAACGTTATCTTCAAATGATTAAGGATGAAAACAAACGAATGCATGCACAAGTTGAGAATGTTCTCAGAATTTCGAAACTAGAAAAAAATGAATTAGATATTTCTAAAGAACCAACTGACGTAATCGAAACACTTGAAAATGCAATTGAACATATTAGTTTAATTGTAGAAGATAGGGAAGGAGTTATCAATACACATTTTAATGCAAATAGAACAACAATTTTGTTAAACGAAATGCATTTTACTAATGTATTGGTAAATATTCTAGATAATGCTATTAAATATTCGCCTGATGCACCAATTATTGATGTGTATACTGAAAATATAAAAGATTTTATTTTAATTAAAATTCAAGATCAAGGTGCGGGAATGAGTAAAGTGGCTCAAAAAAGAGTTTTTGAGAAATTTTATAGAGAACATACAGGTGATATACATAACGTTAAAGGTCACGGATTAGGTTTAGCTTATGTTAAACAAATTGTTGACGATCATAACGGACAAATTTTTGTTGAAAGTGAAAAAGGAAAAGGCAGTACTTTTATTTTAAAAATGCCATTAATAAATTAA
- the coaE gene encoding dephospho-CoA kinase (Dephospho-CoA kinase (CoaE) performs the final step in coenzyme A biosynthesis.) produces MTRIIGLTGGIGSGKSTVAKYLASKGISVYIADVEARKLMESKEVIDEIKSYFGEKVISKKGKIKRKTLANLVFSDKEKLNKLNSIVHPKVKKHFMEWVLLHKNEPFIVKEVAILFETNGHLDCDKVILVTAPEDVRLMRVMQRDNVSKEDVLARMNNQMSEEEKISKSDYVIHNIVLNDTYNQIDKLLKII; encoded by the coding sequence ATGACTAGAATTATTGGTTTAACAGGAGGAATTGGTAGTGGTAAATCTACTGTAGCTAAATACCTAGCTTCGAAAGGTATTTCTGTTTACATTGCAGATGTTGAAGCAAGAAAATTAATGGAATCAAAAGAAGTTATTGACGAAATTAAAAGTTACTTTGGAGAAAAAGTTATTTCCAAAAAAGGAAAAATAAAAAGGAAGACATTAGCAAATTTAGTTTTTAGCGATAAAGAGAAATTAAACAAGTTAAATAGCATAGTTCACCCTAAAGTAAAAAAGCATTTTATGGAATGGGTTTTGTTACATAAAAACGAACCTTTTATTGTTAAGGAAGTTGCTATTTTATTTGAGACAAATGGACATTTAGATTGTGATAAGGTAATTTTAGTAACAGCTCCTGAAGATGTTCGTCTAATGAGAGTAATGCAACGTGATAATGTTTCAAAAGAAGATGTTTTAGCCAGAATGAATAATCAAATGTCTGAGGAAGAAAAAATATCAAAATCTGATTATGTTATTCATAATATAGTGTTAAATGATACTTATAATCAAATAGATAAGTTACTTAAAATTATATAA